The DNA sequence TTGTTCGGCATGGTTCGTATCAGCAGTTTGCGCAGTTTGGGTGTAGAAGAATCCTTATTAGAAACAATCGGGCTTCGGCTGGATAACTGGCAAATGCTAGGCATGCTGCTCGGCGGAATATTCTGGGGTATTTTAGGAGACAAGAAAGGAAGGCTGACAGTTTTATTCGGATCCATCATTACCTATTCCATCGCCAACACCCTAAATTCTTTCATACATACCATTCCGCAATATGAAATACTTCGGTTTGTAGCCGGATTTGGATTGGCAGGCGAATTGGGTGCCGGTGTTACGCTGGTCAATGAAAGCATGAGCAAAGAAAAACGCGGCATCGCCACAGCATTCATTGCTGGATTTGGCGTATTGGGCGCCGTATTCGGCTGTCTGATTGTGTTGTGGATGAAAGACTGGAGGATATGCTATCTTATTGGCGGCGGGATGGGCTTTGCCTTACTCATCCTAAGAATCAGTGTGTATGAATCCGGTATGTATCTGAAAGTTAGAGAAAAGACAGACAATCTCGGAAATTTCTCCATTTTGTTCAAAGACAAAGAAAAACTGATCCGGTATTTATCTATCATCCTGCTGGCAATACCCATCTGGTATGTCGTGCAACTGTATGCAAAATATGCACCGGAACTGGCGGATGCACTTGGGTTGGCTTATGAAGACAAAAAGAAAGTGGCCATTTACGCCATCATGGCCGTATATTCCGGACTGACACTGGGTGATGTGAGTTGCGGTCTGTTGTCCAATTTTTTAAAAAGCAGGAAAAAAGCGGTCTTAATCTATTTGCTCCTCCTGATGTTTTTCATACTTGTATTCTGGATAATCGGGAAATGGAGTATGACCATTTTTTACGGAACGATTTTCATGCTGGGGTTGGGAATCGGATACTGGGCGGTTTTTATGAGTGTCGCTGCGGAGTCTTTTGGCATCAATATCCGTTCCACCGTAAGCAGCACTGCACCGAATTTTGTGCGCGGTTCAGTTATCGGTATCAACCTGTTGTACGTTTCGTTAAAAAACAACTTCCATTTCTCCACTCAAAGCGCCAATCTGACGGTAGGTGCCATTTGTATCGGAATCGCGTTACTGGCATGGACAAAACTGCATGAAACCTATGGAAAAGACCTGAATTTTGTTGAATAAATCATTAAATATTAATTCTTATTTGTAAATTGGGCAACATTTACTATTTTTATACTCAAAATCATACCAAATGCGAACCAAATTATCCTATTTATTGCTTAGTGCTTTCTGCTTTACGATGGCAACATCCGTATATGCACAGTCTTCCAAAAAGAACAAAAATTCCAGTGTAGATGTAACGGCCAATACCGGCAGTACCACATTAGATGCCAAAGCAGCTAAGAAATATTATAATCTCGAACCTAAAAAATTCCTGAAAGACTGGAGTCTAACCGTTCATTTCGGAGCGACCACTCCCTTCACGGATATCAGAAGCTATGACTGGGTAAGACAAACAAAGAAACCAAGCGAGTTGCAGTGGGGTGCGGGCATCGGTTTGACCAAAATGTTTAACAGTGCTTTTGGTTTAAATCTTGATTATACATTAGGACGAATATTGGGACGTACAGTTGACCGCGGTGGTTTTGCAGAAGAAAGACAATACTGGAAACAATTATTTCCGGAAAGAACAGATGCTGACGGTCCTGTATACTTCAAGACCAGCATTTTCCATCAGGCTGCCATCAGTTTCTATATTGACTGGCTGGGCTTAGGTACCAGTTACAATAAGTTTATCAAATCTCAGATCAGCGGCAAACCAATCAAATCCAGAAGGTTTGCATTCTATACAAAGATTGGTATCGGTTTTATTCGCGCTTCCTCTCAAATCTACAATGTTAAGGATGACAAACCTATTAAAAACAGCCAATACCTGCGTGGTTTCACTAATAAATTTACAGAAACGGTGTTCCCTTTGAGTATGGGTATGAAATTCAAAGTGACCAAAGATTTCGACTTAGGTCTGGAAGGAACCTTTACATTTACCAACTCTGACAAACTGGATGCATTCCAGTTTAATTCCAGAGTGGATGCAGGCGGTAAAACGGTAAATTCATTATCTAAAATCAACCGGGATGCTTATGCATACGTCAATATCAATTTCACCTATAAATTCGGACGCATCGGTTCTCAAAAAGAACATATCGAATGGGTAAATCCTTTGGCATTCATCATGGCTAACGTACCGAAACCAAAAGAGGTGAACATGAAAGATACGGATGGTGACGGCGTATTAGACATATTGGACAAGGAACCTACCACTCCTGCCGGCTTTGCAGTAGATTCTCATGGTGTTACGCTGGATAGTGATAAAGACGGATGTCCTGACACTGAAGATCCTGAACCATTCTCTAATATCACCTTGCCAATTGCAGATTGCAAGAACGCTGCTGCTGCTCCGGCACCTGAACCTGAAGCTGTT is a window from the Sphingobacteriales bacterium genome containing:
- a CDS encoding OmpA family protein, which codes for MRTKLSYLLLSAFCFTMATSVYAQSSKKNKNSSVDVTANTGSTTLDAKAAKKYYNLEPKKFLKDWSLTVHFGATTPFTDIRSYDWVRQTKKPSELQWGAGIGLTKMFNSAFGLNLDYTLGRILGRTVDRGGFAEERQYWKQLFPERTDADGPVYFKTSIFHQAAISFYIDWLGLGTSYNKFIKSQISGKPIKSRRFAFYTKIGIGFIRASSQIYNVKDDKPIKNSQYLRGFTNKFTETVFPLSMGMKFKVTKDFDLGLEGTFTFTNSDKLDAFQFNSRVDAGGKTVNSLSKINRDAYAYVNINFTYKFGRIGSQKEHIEWVNPLAFIMANVPKPKEVNMKDTDGDGVLDILDKEPTTPAGFAVDSHGVTLDSDKDGCPDTEDPEPFSNITLPIADCKNAAAAPAPEPEAVKKTPPFDPEALTKQVQKVDDNVWKMTSIYFDINKSIITNPASDELKKIGLIMSTNPDLKVNVKGNTDIRGSSEYNQKLSEGRVDAAINYLNIHYGISKDRFIKLPMGKSDPLVKDANNENQHQVNRRVDFSPAK
- a CDS encoding MFS transporter, with product MNETRQKGITLLVIVAALGYFVDVFDLLLFGMVRISSLRSLGVEESLLETIGLRLDNWQMLGMLLGGIFWGILGDKKGRLTVLFGSIITYSIANTLNSFIHTIPQYEILRFVAGFGLAGELGAGVTLVNESMSKEKRGIATAFIAGFGVLGAVFGCLIVLWMKDWRICYLIGGGMGFALLILRISVYESGMYLKVREKTDNLGNFSILFKDKEKLIRYLSIILLAIPIWYVVQLYAKYAPELADALGLAYEDKKKVAIYAIMAVYSGLTLGDVSCGLLSNFLKSRKKAVLIYLLLLMFFILVFWIIGKWSMTIFYGTIFMLGLGIGYWAVFMSVAAESFGINIRSTVSSTAPNFVRGSVIGINLLYVSLKNNFHFSTQSANLTVGAICIGIALLAWTKLHETYGKDLNFVE